Within the Pengzhenrongella sicca genome, the region ACCGAACTCGGCGGCGCAGCTGCCCACGAGGACTGCCGCGCCGAACTCGTGGAACCGTGCCGCGGCGTCGGCGACCAGGCGCGACTTGCCGGCGCCCGGCTCCCCGCCGACGAGGACGACCTGCCGGGCGCCGTCGGCGGCGCGTGCCCACGCCCGGTCGAGCGCGCCCCGCTCGTCCCGCCGCCCCACGAACGCGGGATGCTGCCCGCCCTGCCAGTGCGCGGGCAGTGGTCGATGCCTCCAGGTCGGCATGGAACCGACCGTAGCCGCCGGCCGCGGCCGCGACGAGACCAGCGCGGTAGTCAGATCTGACTAGGCGCTGCCACCCCCAGGCGGCAGGCATTTCCGGTCAGGTGCGCCCCGAAGCCGGGCGGGACGCTCGGAGCAACGAAATCCCCGGGGACCTCCTATCTCCCGGACGACTCACTGGAGGCTGACGTGACCAGGAAACGAGCGGGCGGACGAGTGCTGTGTCTGGTGGCGAGCGTCGCGCTCGTCGCCGGAGCGACGGCGTCGTCGGCGAGCGCCAAGCCCGACGACGGCGGGTTCCCGGACCGGCACATCGTGCAGCGCCACGCGTGCCAGCTCGAGCGGGTCGGCACGCAGTTGGTGCGGTGCGATGACCTCACCGGCGCGGGCAGCCGAGCACCGTCGCACATACCGGTGCAGCATTAGTGCCGTTCACTCAGGTCAGGCGGTCGAGGCCTCGTCCGCGGCGAGCGCCGCGGTGTGCTCGTCGAGCTCGGTGAGCATGAGGACGGCGTCGGCGATGATCTCGGTGTCGCCCGAGCGCACGCCATACAGCAGCCAGCGGGCTAGCGCGAGCTCGCCCGCGAGCAGCGCGCGGTCGGTCAGGTGCGTGTCGGTCAGCTCGGTCCGGCCCAGCTGGTAGGCCTCCATGATCGACTCGACGGCGTCCTGCGGCGCGGCCACGAGCAGCCACGCGAGGTCGTCCGCGGGGTCGGCGACCTTGGCGTCGCCCCAGCCCAGCAGGCCCGTGATCGTCGTCCCGTCGGTCAGCACGTGCTCGGCCGTGAGGTCGCCGTGCACGACCGTCGGCTGGAACCGCCACATCGCGACGTCCTCGAGCTGGGCCTCCCAGCGGCGCAGCAGCGTCGGGGGAACCTTGCCGGTTCGCGCGGCCTCGTCGACCTCGGCGAGCCGGCGCTCGCGGTACGTGGCGGCGTCGTAGGTGGGCAGCCCGACGCCCTCGATGAGCTCGACGGGCAGCTGGTGCACGGCCGCGAGGGCGCGCCCGAGCGATGCGGCCAGGCCCGGGCCCGGCTCGAGCGCCTCGAGGCGCAGCGGACGCCCGACGAGCTGGGCATGCACGACGGCGCGGCCCCCCTCGGGCAGGTGCGCGAAGCCGGCGGGCCGCGGCACGGCGAACGGCAGGTGGTTGGTGTCGACGTGCACGCCGATGGCCTCGAGCAGCGCGATCTCCGCCTCGAGCGCCGCGCCGGCGGCGGGCCGCACGGGCGCGCGGACGACCCAGCGCTTGCGCGCGGCGTCGATCACGACGGCGACGTCGAAGTCCGCGTTGGGGTGCGCCGGCTGCCTGACATCACAGGCGTCGAAGCCCGGGATCGCGACGGTTGCGAGGGCGGCGAGCGCGAGAGGTGAACGAGACACCACGCCAGAGTAAACGCCACCGGCGGCGGATGGTCGGCCCGGGCCGGGCGTGTCTGACGTCCGCGTACCGTGGGCGCGTGGACTGGACCGACCTGCCCCTTGCCCGAGCGACCGTCGACCGCGCTGCCGAGCGGCGCTCCCAGCCGGACCTCGTCGCGACCCTGCTGGCCGACGCCGCGACCCGGATCGTCCTCGTGCACGGCGGGCTCGTCGCCACGACCAGCCAGGGCCCTGCGCTCACGGACGACCTGCCCGCGCACGACCTGCCCGCGCACGACCTGCCCGCGCACGACCGGCTCGCGCTCGACCTGCTCACGCCGGGCGACGTCGGCCCGCTCGCGCCCGCCGACCGGTGGCTGTTCCTCGGGGCCGACGCCGCGACGTCGTACCTCGCGCTCGTGCTCGCCGCCGGCGCCGCGCCGACCCTGGACGTCGAGGGCTTCCCGGTCGACCCCCGCGCCGACGTGCTCGCGCACCGGGAGTTCTCCCACCTGCGCCAGGTTGGGGCGCTCCTCGGCGGGCGCGACGCCGGGCTCGCCACAACCGCGATCGCGCTCGCGGCCTGGCACGAGACCCACCTGCGCTGCCCGCGCTGCGGCACCGCGACCGACGTGATCCAGGCCGGCTGGGTGCGGCGCTGCCCCGCCGACCTCAGCGAGCACTACCCGCGCACGGACCCGGCGGTGATCATGGCCGTCGTCGACGCCGACGACCGGCTCCTGCTCGGGCACTCCGCCCAGTGGCCCGAGCACCGGATGTCGACGCTGGCCGGCTTCGTCGAGCCCGGCGAGGCGATCGAGCAGTCCGTGCGGCGCGAGGTGGCGGAGGAGGTCGGCGTCACGATCGGCGAGGTCGCCTACCGCGGCAGCCAGCCCTGGCCGTTCCCGGCCTCGCTCATGCTCGCGTTCCGGGCGCAGGCGCTGACCAGCACGATCACGGTCGACGGCGTCGAGATCACCGACGCGCGCTGGTTCACCCGCGCCGAGCTCGCGGCCGCGGCCGCCGCCGGCGAGGTGCTGCTGCCGATGCGGGCGTCGATCGCGCGCGTGCTCATCGAGGAGTGGTTCGGCGGCGCGCTGCCGGACGCCTGAGGGGTGGGGACGCAGCCCGGCTGCGGCGCTGAGATCGTCCATCGCGGTCGAGATCGTCCCTCACGAAGCACGATCTCACCGCGGAAGGACTACCTCGAAGCCGCCCCGTACCCGGGGAGTGGACCTCCGGCGCGTCAGCTCAGGCGGGCGCGGACCTCGGCGAGGGACGGGTTGGTCGCCGACGAGCCGTCCGGGAACACGAGGGTCGGGACGGTCTGGTTGCCGCCGTTGACGCGCTCGACCATCTCGGCGGCGTCCGGGAAGTCCTCGATGTTGACCTCGGTGTACCCGATGCCCGCGGAGTCGAGCTGGCCCTTGAGCCGGCGGCAGTAGCCGCACCACGTCGTCGAGTACATCGTCACGGTGCCGGCCTCGGGGCTCTGCAAGCTCATACCTGAGAATCTCACACCCCCGCGCATCCCACCCGCCGCGCACCGGCAACCTCACCCGTAGCGCACCGGCAACTCCACCCGTCGCGCACCGGCAACCCCGCCCGCGAGCCAGGCAGTGGGTGGCGGCTGGGAGGATTGCCGGGATGTCTGCCGACGAGATTCTCGATGCCCTTGACCCCGACCAGCGCGCCGTGGCCCTCGCCCTCAACGGGCCGGTGTGCGTGCTCGCGGGCGCGGGGACCGGCAAGACCCGCGCGATCACGCACCGGATCGCCTACGGCGTGCGCAGCGGCGTGTACCGGCCCACGACCGTGCTGGCCGTGACCTACACCGCGCGCGCGGCGGGCGAGATGCGCACCCGGCTGCGGGAGCTCGGCGTCGTCGGCGTGCAGGCCCGGACCTTCCACGCGGCCGCGCTGCGCCAGCTCGGGTTCTTCTGGCCGAAGGTCGTCGGCGGGGCGCCGCCGCGCATCCTCGAGCACAAGGCCCCCGTGATCGCCGACGCCGCCAACAGGCTCGGGCTCTCGGTCGACCGCGTCGCGATCCGGGACCTGTCCACCGAGGTCGAGTGGTCGAAGGTCTCGCTCGTCACGGCCGACGACTACGTGCG harbors:
- the nudC gene encoding NAD(+) diphosphatase, giving the protein MDWTDLPLARATVDRAAERRSQPDLVATLLADAATRIVLVHGGLVATTSQGPALTDDLPAHDLPAHDLPAHDRLALDLLTPGDVGPLAPADRWLFLGADAATSYLALVLAAGAAPTLDVEGFPVDPRADVLAHREFSHLRQVGALLGGRDAGLATTAIALAAWHETHLRCPRCGTATDVIQAGWVRRCPADLSEHYPRTDPAVIMAVVDADDRLLLGHSAQWPEHRMSTLAGFVEPGEAIEQSVRREVAEEVGVTIGEVAYRGSQPWPFPASLMLAFRAQALTSTITVDGVEITDARWFTRAELAAAAAAGEVLLPMRASIARVLIEEWFGGALPDA
- a CDS encoding macrolide 2'-phosphotransferase, with product MSRSPLALAALATVAIPGFDACDVRQPAHPNADFDVAVVIDAARKRWVVRAPVRPAAGAALEAEIALLEAIGVHVDTNHLPFAVPRPAGFAHLPEGGRAVVHAQLVGRPLRLEALEPGPGLAASLGRALAAVHQLPVELIEGVGLPTYDAATYRERRLAEVDEAARTGKVPPTLLRRWEAQLEDVAMWRFQPTVVHGDLTAEHVLTDGTTITGLLGWGDAKVADPADDLAWLLVAAPQDAVESIMEAYQLGRTELTDTHLTDRALLAGELALARWLLYGVRSGDTEIIADAVLMLTELDEHTAALAADEASTA
- a CDS encoding mycoredoxin, which codes for MSLQSPEAGTVTMYSTTWCGYCRRLKGQLDSAGIGYTEVNIEDFPDAAEMVERVNGGNQTVPTLVFPDGSSATNPSLAEVRARLS